Proteins encoded by one window of Nasonia vitripennis strain AsymCx chromosome 5, Nvit_psr_1.1, whole genome shotgun sequence:
- the LOC100678174 gene encoding uncharacterized protein LOC100678174 isoform X6: protein MTTARMLLCLLLMAAVSEWALSHHLRHRNGNAEELESLEASSPNTPKSRRSLQLGLYNDNNSDKIPYSYKKLDKMLKKAIMKVIIGEMRPADMMLLKALNYTLEEVMAIREHELSRIKEEELFAAKAKKQREQEALSAKYQAALHRRASAHYKKSAEESSLEAYNKQAVYDYENGPLEPQVPATFASRPDYEDSKDLEYEDKSAPAVVTEESFRQNFDRAMEPHVVFKIRYDDSEFDSESDERSRTILRNHRTKTVLKLDRAKSSAVADSFQASGLGGERAAANSAADLAAAQVEPASTRLRNLEDLNRQAMLNGLDADDSDAEEKKGALIGSRHLEEDVEQQRQRIEAATTEMPLSKPEEEATTTTENKRASEYEGLEWVGGDVYRVKPEAMEALLNYEDELAAAAADYESRQEEEQEEEAEGNSLQSPDDSPDDLVNDTVEYQNDAADAGDAFGNFTDGQNLTSYQRLTLAQRRDQGQKAIEDIKLRVLALTGRFNLTSTNNQVTRERLTMFSPTCQVPRNTDADAWSDPFSMNMHFQLNLTSSEHVLAAKLRLFRLPQESYPAPSSSPFEADDEDEKKIRVSVYFYTKSLKKHRVKKRLMDSVVMPLTANGSHFALDVRQSLRFWRPSGQTPHSSNHGMVVQVEDQDGKPLKPAMYIQQPSCQAAEADTDDKTSSSLPFSSEPVLVTFAS, encoded by the exons ATGACGACCGCGAGGATGCTGCTCTGTCTGCTGCTCATGGCGGCCGTCAGCGAGTGGGCGCTCTCGCACCACCTGCGCCACCGCAACGGCAACGCCGAGGAGCTCGAGTCCTTGGAGGCCAGCTCGCCGAACACGCCGAAGAGCCGCCGGAGCTTGCAGCTCGGCCTCTACAACGACAACAACAGTGACAAGATACCCTACAGCTACAAGAAGCTCGACAAGATGCTCAAGAAGGCCATCATGAAGGTGATCATCGGCGAGATGCGGCCCGCCGACATGATGCTGCTCAAAGCTCTCAACTACACCCTCGAGGAGGTGATGGCCATCAGGGAGCACGAGCTCAGCAGGATCAAGGAGGAGGAGCTCTTCGCGGCCAAGGCCAAGAAGCAGCGCGAGCAGGAGGCCCTCAGCGCCAAGTACCAGGCCGCCCTGCACCGCAGGGCCTCGGCCCACTACAAGAAGTCCGCCGAGGAGAGCAGCCTCGAGGCCTACAACAAGCAGGCCGTCTACGACTACGAGAACGGGCCGCTGGAGCCGCAGGTGCCGGCCACCTTCGCCTCGCGCCCGGACTACGAGGATTCCAAGGACTTGGAGTACGAGGACAAGTCCGCCCCGGCCGTGGTCACCGAGGAGAGCTTCCGGCAGAACTTTGACCGAGCCATGGAGCCCCACGTGGTCTTCAAGATCAGGTACGACGACTCGGAATTCGACTCCGAATCCGACGAGAGATCGCGGACCATTCTGAGGAACCACAGAACCAAGACCGTTCTCAAGCTCGACCGGGCCAAGTCCAGCGCCGTCGCCGATTCCTTTCAGGCTTCCGGGCTTGGCGGCGAGCGCGCTGCTGCTAATTCTGCTGCTGATCTAGCCGCCGCTCAAGTGGAGCCTGCCTCGACGAGGTTGAGAAACCTGGAGGACTTGAACAGGCAGGCCATGCTCAATGGGCTGGACGCCGACGACAGCGAtgccgaggagaagaaaggGGCACTGATTGGCTCGAGGCATCTGGAAGAAGATgtggagcagcagcggcagagaATCGAGGCGGCCACGACAGAGATGCCGCTTAGCAAGCCGGAAGAGgaggcgacgacgacgacggagaACAAGCGGGCCAGCGAGTACGAGGGTCTCGAATGGGTCGGGGGTGACGTTTACAGGGTCAAGCCCGAGGCCATGGAGGCGCTCCTGAATTACGAGGACGAGCTTGCAGCCGCGGCCGCCGACTACGAGAGCCGGCAAGAGGAggagcaggaggaggaggcggagGGGAATTCGCTGCAGAGTCCCGACGACTCGCCGGATGACCTCGTCAACGATACCGTCGAGTACCAGAACGATGCCGCCGACGCCGGCGACGCTTTCGGCAATTTCACCGACGGCCAGAACCTCACCTCCTACCAGCGACTGACACTGGCCCAGCGACGAGA CCAGGGCCAAAAGGCCATCGAAGATATCAAGCTGCGGGTGCTGGCCCTAACCGGAAGGTTCAACCTCACCTCGACCAACAACCAGGTGACGCGCGAGAGGCTGACCATGTTCTCCCCTACCT GTCAAGTGCCGCGCAACACCGACGCGGACGCCTGGTCGGACCCCTTCTCCATGAACATGCACTTCCAGCTGAACCTCACGAGCAGCGAGCACGTGCTCGCGGCCAAGCTGCGGCTGTTCAGGCTGCCCCAGGAAAGCTACCCCGCGCCCAGCAGCAGTCCCTTCGAggccgacgacgaggacgagaaGAAGATCCGCGTGTCGGTGTACTTCTACACCAAGTCGCTCAAAAAGCACCGAG TTAAGAAACGGCTGATGGACTCGGTGGTGATGCCGCTGACGGCTAACGGCAGCCACTTTGCGCTGGACGTGAGGCAGAGCTTGCGCTTCTGGAGGCCAAGTGGTCAGACGCCCCACTCGAGCAACCACGGCATGGTCGTGCAGGTCGAGGACCAGGACGGCAAGCCGCTCAAGCCCGCGATGTACATCCAGCAGCCGTCCTGCCAGGCGGCCGAGGCCGACACCGATGATAAG ACCAGTTCGTCCCTGCCCTTTTCGTCCGAGCCTGTCCTCGTTACGTTCGCATCGTAG
- the LOC100678174 gene encoding uncharacterized protein LOC100678174 isoform X1 → MTTARMLLCLLLMAAVSEWALSHHLRHRNGNAEELESLEASSPNTPKSRRSLQLGLYNDNNSDKIPYSYKKLDKMLKKAIMKVIIGEMRPADMMLLKALNYTLEEVMAIREHELSRIKEEELFAAKAKKQREQEALSAKYQAALHRRASAHYKKSAEESSLEAYNKQAVYDYENGPLEPQVPATFASRPDYEDSKDLEYEDKSAPAVVTEESFRQNFDRAMEPHVVFKIRYDDSEFDSESDERSRTILRNHRTKTVLKLDRAKSSAVADSFQASGLGGERAAANSAADLAAAQVEPASTRLRNLEDLNRQAMLNGLDADDSDAEEKKGALIGSRHLEEDVEQQRQRIEAATTEMPLSKPEEEATTTTENKRASEYEGLEWVGGDVYRVKPEAMEALLNYEDELAAAAADYESRQEEEQEEEAEGNSLQSPDDSPDDLVNDTVEYQNDAADAGDAFGNFTDGQNLTSYQRLTLAQRRDRNLTSTFDSQGQKAIEDIKLRVLALTGRFNLTSTNNQVTRERLTMFSPTCQVPRNTDADAWSDPFSMNMHFQLNLTSSEHVLAAKLRLFRLPQESYPAPSSSPFEADDEDEKKIRVSVYFYTKSLKKHRVKKRLMDSVVMPLTANGSHFALDVRQSLRFWRPSGQTPHSSNHGMVVQVEDQDGKPLKPAMYIQQPSCQAAEADTDDKAYQFVPALFVRACPRYVRIVGDKIEMFVQCRPTQRH, encoded by the exons ATGACGACCGCGAGGATGCTGCTCTGTCTGCTGCTCATGGCGGCCGTCAGCGAGTGGGCGCTCTCGCACCACCTGCGCCACCGCAACGGCAACGCCGAGGAGCTCGAGTCCTTGGAGGCCAGCTCGCCGAACACGCCGAAGAGCCGCCGGAGCTTGCAGCTCGGCCTCTACAACGACAACAACAGTGACAAGATACCCTACAGCTACAAGAAGCTCGACAAGATGCTCAAGAAGGCCATCATGAAGGTGATCATCGGCGAGATGCGGCCCGCCGACATGATGCTGCTCAAAGCTCTCAACTACACCCTCGAGGAGGTGATGGCCATCAGGGAGCACGAGCTCAGCAGGATCAAGGAGGAGGAGCTCTTCGCGGCCAAGGCCAAGAAGCAGCGCGAGCAGGAGGCCCTCAGCGCCAAGTACCAGGCCGCCCTGCACCGCAGGGCCTCGGCCCACTACAAGAAGTCCGCCGAGGAGAGCAGCCTCGAGGCCTACAACAAGCAGGCCGTCTACGACTACGAGAACGGGCCGCTGGAGCCGCAGGTGCCGGCCACCTTCGCCTCGCGCCCGGACTACGAGGATTCCAAGGACTTGGAGTACGAGGACAAGTCCGCCCCGGCCGTGGTCACCGAGGAGAGCTTCCGGCAGAACTTTGACCGAGCCATGGAGCCCCACGTGGTCTTCAAGATCAGGTACGACGACTCGGAATTCGACTCCGAATCCGACGAGAGATCGCGGACCATTCTGAGGAACCACAGAACCAAGACCGTTCTCAAGCTCGACCGGGCCAAGTCCAGCGCCGTCGCCGATTCCTTTCAGGCTTCCGGGCTTGGCGGCGAGCGCGCTGCTGCTAATTCTGCTGCTGATCTAGCCGCCGCTCAAGTGGAGCCTGCCTCGACGAGGTTGAGAAACCTGGAGGACTTGAACAGGCAGGCCATGCTCAATGGGCTGGACGCCGACGACAGCGAtgccgaggagaagaaaggGGCACTGATTGGCTCGAGGCATCTGGAAGAAGATgtggagcagcagcggcagagaATCGAGGCGGCCACGACAGAGATGCCGCTTAGCAAGCCGGAAGAGgaggcgacgacgacgacggagaACAAGCGGGCCAGCGAGTACGAGGGTCTCGAATGGGTCGGGGGTGACGTTTACAGGGTCAAGCCCGAGGCCATGGAGGCGCTCCTGAATTACGAGGACGAGCTTGCAGCCGCGGCCGCCGACTACGAGAGCCGGCAAGAGGAggagcaggaggaggaggcggagGGGAATTCGCTGCAGAGTCCCGACGACTCGCCGGATGACCTCGTCAACGATACCGTCGAGTACCAGAACGATGCCGCCGACGCCGGCGACGCTTTCGGCAATTTCACCGACGGCCAGAACCTCACCTCCTACCAGCGACTGACACTGGCCCAGCGACGAGA CAGAAACTTGACTTCGACCTTCGATAG CCAGGGCCAAAAGGCCATCGAAGATATCAAGCTGCGGGTGCTGGCCCTAACCGGAAGGTTCAACCTCACCTCGACCAACAACCAGGTGACGCGCGAGAGGCTGACCATGTTCTCCCCTACCT GTCAAGTGCCGCGCAACACCGACGCGGACGCCTGGTCGGACCCCTTCTCCATGAACATGCACTTCCAGCTGAACCTCACGAGCAGCGAGCACGTGCTCGCGGCCAAGCTGCGGCTGTTCAGGCTGCCCCAGGAAAGCTACCCCGCGCCCAGCAGCAGTCCCTTCGAggccgacgacgaggacgagaaGAAGATCCGCGTGTCGGTGTACTTCTACACCAAGTCGCTCAAAAAGCACCGAG TTAAGAAACGGCTGATGGACTCGGTGGTGATGCCGCTGACGGCTAACGGCAGCCACTTTGCGCTGGACGTGAGGCAGAGCTTGCGCTTCTGGAGGCCAAGTGGTCAGACGCCCCACTCGAGCAACCACGGCATGGTCGTGCAGGTCGAGGACCAGGACGGCAAGCCGCTCAAGCCCGCGATGTACATCCAGCAGCCGTCCTGCCAGGCGGCCGAGGCCGACACCGATGATAAGGCAT ACCAGTTCGTCCCTGCCCTTTTCGTCCGAGCCTGTCCTCGTTACGTTCGCATCGTAGGCGACAAAATCGAGATGTTCGTGCAGTGCAGGCCAACTCAGAGGCATTGA
- the LOC100678174 gene encoding uncharacterized protein LOC100678174 isoform X3, with protein MTTARMLLCLLLMAAVSEWALSHHLRHRNGNAEELESLEASSPNTPKSRRSLQLGLYNDNNSDKIPYSYKKLDKMLKKAIMKVIIGEMRPADMMLLKALNYTLEEVMAIREHELSRIKEEELFAAKAKKQREQEALSAKYQAALHRRASAHYKKSAEESSLEAYNKQAVYDYENGPLEPQVPATFASRPDYEDSKDLEYEDKSAPAVVTEESFRQNFDRAMEPHVVFKIRYDDSEFDSESDERSRTILRNHRTKTVLKLDRAKSSAVADSFQASGLGGERAAANSAADLAAAQVEPASTRLRNLEDLNRQAMLNGLDADDSDAEEKKGALIGSRHLEEDVEQQRQRIEAATTEMPLSKPEEEATTTTENKRASEYEGLEWVGGDVYRVKPEAMEALLNYEDELAAAAADYESRQEEEQEEEAEGNSLQSPDDSPDDLVNDTVEYQNDAADAGDAFGNFTDGQNLTSYQRLTLAQRRDQGQKAIEDIKLRVLALTGRFNLTSTNNQVTRERLTMFSPTCQVPRNTDADAWSDPFSMNMHFQLNLTSSEHVLAAKLRLFRLPQESYPAPSSSPFEADDEDEKKIRVSVYFYTKSLKKHRVKKRLMDSVVMPLTANGSHFALDVRQSLRFWRPSGQTPHSSNHGMVVQVEDQDGKPLKPAMYIQQPSCQAAEADTDDKAYQFVPALFVRACPRYVRIVGDKIEMFVQCRPTQRH; from the exons ATGACGACCGCGAGGATGCTGCTCTGTCTGCTGCTCATGGCGGCCGTCAGCGAGTGGGCGCTCTCGCACCACCTGCGCCACCGCAACGGCAACGCCGAGGAGCTCGAGTCCTTGGAGGCCAGCTCGCCGAACACGCCGAAGAGCCGCCGGAGCTTGCAGCTCGGCCTCTACAACGACAACAACAGTGACAAGATACCCTACAGCTACAAGAAGCTCGACAAGATGCTCAAGAAGGCCATCATGAAGGTGATCATCGGCGAGATGCGGCCCGCCGACATGATGCTGCTCAAAGCTCTCAACTACACCCTCGAGGAGGTGATGGCCATCAGGGAGCACGAGCTCAGCAGGATCAAGGAGGAGGAGCTCTTCGCGGCCAAGGCCAAGAAGCAGCGCGAGCAGGAGGCCCTCAGCGCCAAGTACCAGGCCGCCCTGCACCGCAGGGCCTCGGCCCACTACAAGAAGTCCGCCGAGGAGAGCAGCCTCGAGGCCTACAACAAGCAGGCCGTCTACGACTACGAGAACGGGCCGCTGGAGCCGCAGGTGCCGGCCACCTTCGCCTCGCGCCCGGACTACGAGGATTCCAAGGACTTGGAGTACGAGGACAAGTCCGCCCCGGCCGTGGTCACCGAGGAGAGCTTCCGGCAGAACTTTGACCGAGCCATGGAGCCCCACGTGGTCTTCAAGATCAGGTACGACGACTCGGAATTCGACTCCGAATCCGACGAGAGATCGCGGACCATTCTGAGGAACCACAGAACCAAGACCGTTCTCAAGCTCGACCGGGCCAAGTCCAGCGCCGTCGCCGATTCCTTTCAGGCTTCCGGGCTTGGCGGCGAGCGCGCTGCTGCTAATTCTGCTGCTGATCTAGCCGCCGCTCAAGTGGAGCCTGCCTCGACGAGGTTGAGAAACCTGGAGGACTTGAACAGGCAGGCCATGCTCAATGGGCTGGACGCCGACGACAGCGAtgccgaggagaagaaaggGGCACTGATTGGCTCGAGGCATCTGGAAGAAGATgtggagcagcagcggcagagaATCGAGGCGGCCACGACAGAGATGCCGCTTAGCAAGCCGGAAGAGgaggcgacgacgacgacggagaACAAGCGGGCCAGCGAGTACGAGGGTCTCGAATGGGTCGGGGGTGACGTTTACAGGGTCAAGCCCGAGGCCATGGAGGCGCTCCTGAATTACGAGGACGAGCTTGCAGCCGCGGCCGCCGACTACGAGAGCCGGCAAGAGGAggagcaggaggaggaggcggagGGGAATTCGCTGCAGAGTCCCGACGACTCGCCGGATGACCTCGTCAACGATACCGTCGAGTACCAGAACGATGCCGCCGACGCCGGCGACGCTTTCGGCAATTTCACCGACGGCCAGAACCTCACCTCCTACCAGCGACTGACACTGGCCCAGCGACGAGA CCAGGGCCAAAAGGCCATCGAAGATATCAAGCTGCGGGTGCTGGCCCTAACCGGAAGGTTCAACCTCACCTCGACCAACAACCAGGTGACGCGCGAGAGGCTGACCATGTTCTCCCCTACCT GTCAAGTGCCGCGCAACACCGACGCGGACGCCTGGTCGGACCCCTTCTCCATGAACATGCACTTCCAGCTGAACCTCACGAGCAGCGAGCACGTGCTCGCGGCCAAGCTGCGGCTGTTCAGGCTGCCCCAGGAAAGCTACCCCGCGCCCAGCAGCAGTCCCTTCGAggccgacgacgaggacgagaaGAAGATCCGCGTGTCGGTGTACTTCTACACCAAGTCGCTCAAAAAGCACCGAG TTAAGAAACGGCTGATGGACTCGGTGGTGATGCCGCTGACGGCTAACGGCAGCCACTTTGCGCTGGACGTGAGGCAGAGCTTGCGCTTCTGGAGGCCAAGTGGTCAGACGCCCCACTCGAGCAACCACGGCATGGTCGTGCAGGTCGAGGACCAGGACGGCAAGCCGCTCAAGCCCGCGATGTACATCCAGCAGCCGTCCTGCCAGGCGGCCGAGGCCGACACCGATGATAAGGCAT ACCAGTTCGTCCCTGCCCTTTTCGTCCGAGCCTGTCCTCGTTACGTTCGCATCGTAGGCGACAAAATCGAGATGTTCGTGCAGTGCAGGCCAACTCAGAGGCATTGA
- the LOC100678174 gene encoding uncharacterized protein LOC100678174 isoform X4: MTTARMLLCLLLMAAVSEWALSHHLRHRNGNAEELESLEASSPNTPKSRRSLQLGLYNDNNSDKIPYSYKKLDKMLKKAIMKVIIGEMRPADMMLLKALNYTLEEVMAIREHELSRIKEEELFAAKAKKQREQEALSAKYQAALHRRASAHYKKSAEESSLEAYNKQAVYDYENGPLEPQVPATFASRPDYEDSKDLEYEDKSAPAVVTEESFRQNFDRAMEPHVVFKIRYDDSEFDSESDERSRTILRNHRTKTVLKLDRAKSSAVADSFQASGLGGERAAANSAADLAAAQVEPASTRLRNLEDLNRQAMLNGLDADDSDAEEKKGALIGSRHLEEDVEQQRQRIEAATTEMPLSKPEEEATTTTENKRASEYEGLEWVGGDVYRVKPEAMEALLNYEDELAAAAADYESRQEEEQEEEAEGNSLQSPDDSPDDLVNDTVEYQNDAADAGDAFGNFTDGQNLTSYQRLTLAQRRDRNLTSTFDSQGQKAIEDIKLRVLALTGRFNLTSTNNQVTRERLTMFSPTCQVPRNTDADAWSDPFSMNMHFQLNLTSSEHVLAAKLRLFRLPQESYPAPSSSPFEADDEDEKKIRVSVYFYTKSLKKHRVKKRLMDSVVMPLTANGSHFALDVRQSLRFWRPSGQTPHSSNHGMVVQVEDQDGKPLKPAMYIQQPSCQAAEADTDDKTSSSLPFSSEPVLVTFAS; encoded by the exons ATGACGACCGCGAGGATGCTGCTCTGTCTGCTGCTCATGGCGGCCGTCAGCGAGTGGGCGCTCTCGCACCACCTGCGCCACCGCAACGGCAACGCCGAGGAGCTCGAGTCCTTGGAGGCCAGCTCGCCGAACACGCCGAAGAGCCGCCGGAGCTTGCAGCTCGGCCTCTACAACGACAACAACAGTGACAAGATACCCTACAGCTACAAGAAGCTCGACAAGATGCTCAAGAAGGCCATCATGAAGGTGATCATCGGCGAGATGCGGCCCGCCGACATGATGCTGCTCAAAGCTCTCAACTACACCCTCGAGGAGGTGATGGCCATCAGGGAGCACGAGCTCAGCAGGATCAAGGAGGAGGAGCTCTTCGCGGCCAAGGCCAAGAAGCAGCGCGAGCAGGAGGCCCTCAGCGCCAAGTACCAGGCCGCCCTGCACCGCAGGGCCTCGGCCCACTACAAGAAGTCCGCCGAGGAGAGCAGCCTCGAGGCCTACAACAAGCAGGCCGTCTACGACTACGAGAACGGGCCGCTGGAGCCGCAGGTGCCGGCCACCTTCGCCTCGCGCCCGGACTACGAGGATTCCAAGGACTTGGAGTACGAGGACAAGTCCGCCCCGGCCGTGGTCACCGAGGAGAGCTTCCGGCAGAACTTTGACCGAGCCATGGAGCCCCACGTGGTCTTCAAGATCAGGTACGACGACTCGGAATTCGACTCCGAATCCGACGAGAGATCGCGGACCATTCTGAGGAACCACAGAACCAAGACCGTTCTCAAGCTCGACCGGGCCAAGTCCAGCGCCGTCGCCGATTCCTTTCAGGCTTCCGGGCTTGGCGGCGAGCGCGCTGCTGCTAATTCTGCTGCTGATCTAGCCGCCGCTCAAGTGGAGCCTGCCTCGACGAGGTTGAGAAACCTGGAGGACTTGAACAGGCAGGCCATGCTCAATGGGCTGGACGCCGACGACAGCGAtgccgaggagaagaaaggGGCACTGATTGGCTCGAGGCATCTGGAAGAAGATgtggagcagcagcggcagagaATCGAGGCGGCCACGACAGAGATGCCGCTTAGCAAGCCGGAAGAGgaggcgacgacgacgacggagaACAAGCGGGCCAGCGAGTACGAGGGTCTCGAATGGGTCGGGGGTGACGTTTACAGGGTCAAGCCCGAGGCCATGGAGGCGCTCCTGAATTACGAGGACGAGCTTGCAGCCGCGGCCGCCGACTACGAGAGCCGGCAAGAGGAggagcaggaggaggaggcggagGGGAATTCGCTGCAGAGTCCCGACGACTCGCCGGATGACCTCGTCAACGATACCGTCGAGTACCAGAACGATGCCGCCGACGCCGGCGACGCTTTCGGCAATTTCACCGACGGCCAGAACCTCACCTCCTACCAGCGACTGACACTGGCCCAGCGACGAGA CAGAAACTTGACTTCGACCTTCGATAG CCAGGGCCAAAAGGCCATCGAAGATATCAAGCTGCGGGTGCTGGCCCTAACCGGAAGGTTCAACCTCACCTCGACCAACAACCAGGTGACGCGCGAGAGGCTGACCATGTTCTCCCCTACCT GTCAAGTGCCGCGCAACACCGACGCGGACGCCTGGTCGGACCCCTTCTCCATGAACATGCACTTCCAGCTGAACCTCACGAGCAGCGAGCACGTGCTCGCGGCCAAGCTGCGGCTGTTCAGGCTGCCCCAGGAAAGCTACCCCGCGCCCAGCAGCAGTCCCTTCGAggccgacgacgaggacgagaaGAAGATCCGCGTGTCGGTGTACTTCTACACCAAGTCGCTCAAAAAGCACCGAG TTAAGAAACGGCTGATGGACTCGGTGGTGATGCCGCTGACGGCTAACGGCAGCCACTTTGCGCTGGACGTGAGGCAGAGCTTGCGCTTCTGGAGGCCAAGTGGTCAGACGCCCCACTCGAGCAACCACGGCATGGTCGTGCAGGTCGAGGACCAGGACGGCAAGCCGCTCAAGCCCGCGATGTACATCCAGCAGCCGTCCTGCCAGGCGGCCGAGGCCGACACCGATGATAAG ACCAGTTCGTCCCTGCCCTTTTCGTCCGAGCCTGTCCTCGTTACGTTCGCATCGTAG
- the LOC100678174 gene encoding uncharacterized protein LOC100678174 isoform X2, which yields MTTARMLLCLLLMAAVSEWALSHHLRHRNGNAEELESLEASSPNTPKSRRSLQLGLYNDNNSDKIPYSYKKLDKMLKKAIMKVIIGEMRPADMMLLKALNYTLEEVMAIREHELSRIKEEELFAAKAKKQREQEALSAKYQAALHRRASAHYKKSAEESSLEAYNKQAVYDYENGPLEPQVPATFASRPDYEDSKDLEYEDKSAPAVVTEESFRQNFDRAMEPHVVFKIRYDDSEFDSESDERSRTILRNHRTKTVLKLDRAKSSAVADSFQASGLGGERAAANSAADLAAAQVEPASTRLRNLEDLNRQAMLNGLDADDSDAEEKKGALIGSRHLEEDVEQQRQRIEAATTEMPLSKPEEEATTTTENKRASEYEGLEWVGGDVYRVKPEAMEALLNYEDELAAAAADYESRQEEEQEEEAEGNSLQSPDDSPDDLVNDTVEYQNDAADAGDAFGNFTDGQNLTSYQRLTLAQRRENLTSTFDSQGQKAIEDIKLRVLALTGRFNLTSTNNQVTRERLTMFSPTCQVPRNTDADAWSDPFSMNMHFQLNLTSSEHVLAAKLRLFRLPQESYPAPSSSPFEADDEDEKKIRVSVYFYTKSLKKHRVKKRLMDSVVMPLTANGSHFALDVRQSLRFWRPSGQTPHSSNHGMVVQVEDQDGKPLKPAMYIQQPSCQAAEADTDDKAYQFVPALFVRACPRYVRIVGDKIEMFVQCRPTQRH from the exons ATGACGACCGCGAGGATGCTGCTCTGTCTGCTGCTCATGGCGGCCGTCAGCGAGTGGGCGCTCTCGCACCACCTGCGCCACCGCAACGGCAACGCCGAGGAGCTCGAGTCCTTGGAGGCCAGCTCGCCGAACACGCCGAAGAGCCGCCGGAGCTTGCAGCTCGGCCTCTACAACGACAACAACAGTGACAAGATACCCTACAGCTACAAGAAGCTCGACAAGATGCTCAAGAAGGCCATCATGAAGGTGATCATCGGCGAGATGCGGCCCGCCGACATGATGCTGCTCAAAGCTCTCAACTACACCCTCGAGGAGGTGATGGCCATCAGGGAGCACGAGCTCAGCAGGATCAAGGAGGAGGAGCTCTTCGCGGCCAAGGCCAAGAAGCAGCGCGAGCAGGAGGCCCTCAGCGCCAAGTACCAGGCCGCCCTGCACCGCAGGGCCTCGGCCCACTACAAGAAGTCCGCCGAGGAGAGCAGCCTCGAGGCCTACAACAAGCAGGCCGTCTACGACTACGAGAACGGGCCGCTGGAGCCGCAGGTGCCGGCCACCTTCGCCTCGCGCCCGGACTACGAGGATTCCAAGGACTTGGAGTACGAGGACAAGTCCGCCCCGGCCGTGGTCACCGAGGAGAGCTTCCGGCAGAACTTTGACCGAGCCATGGAGCCCCACGTGGTCTTCAAGATCAGGTACGACGACTCGGAATTCGACTCCGAATCCGACGAGAGATCGCGGACCATTCTGAGGAACCACAGAACCAAGACCGTTCTCAAGCTCGACCGGGCCAAGTCCAGCGCCGTCGCCGATTCCTTTCAGGCTTCCGGGCTTGGCGGCGAGCGCGCTGCTGCTAATTCTGCTGCTGATCTAGCCGCCGCTCAAGTGGAGCCTGCCTCGACGAGGTTGAGAAACCTGGAGGACTTGAACAGGCAGGCCATGCTCAATGGGCTGGACGCCGACGACAGCGAtgccgaggagaagaaaggGGCACTGATTGGCTCGAGGCATCTGGAAGAAGATgtggagcagcagcggcagagaATCGAGGCGGCCACGACAGAGATGCCGCTTAGCAAGCCGGAAGAGgaggcgacgacgacgacggagaACAAGCGGGCCAGCGAGTACGAGGGTCTCGAATGGGTCGGGGGTGACGTTTACAGGGTCAAGCCCGAGGCCATGGAGGCGCTCCTGAATTACGAGGACGAGCTTGCAGCCGCGGCCGCCGACTACGAGAGCCGGCAAGAGGAggagcaggaggaggaggcggagGGGAATTCGCTGCAGAGTCCCGACGACTCGCCGGATGACCTCGTCAACGATACCGTCGAGTACCAGAACGATGCCGCCGACGCCGGCGACGCTTTCGGCAATTTCACCGACGGCCAGAACCTCACCTCCTACCAGCGACTGACACTGGCCCAGCGACGAGA AAACTTGACTTCGACCTTCGATAG CCAGGGCCAAAAGGCCATCGAAGATATCAAGCTGCGGGTGCTGGCCCTAACCGGAAGGTTCAACCTCACCTCGACCAACAACCAGGTGACGCGCGAGAGGCTGACCATGTTCTCCCCTACCT GTCAAGTGCCGCGCAACACCGACGCGGACGCCTGGTCGGACCCCTTCTCCATGAACATGCACTTCCAGCTGAACCTCACGAGCAGCGAGCACGTGCTCGCGGCCAAGCTGCGGCTGTTCAGGCTGCCCCAGGAAAGCTACCCCGCGCCCAGCAGCAGTCCCTTCGAggccgacgacgaggacgagaaGAAGATCCGCGTGTCGGTGTACTTCTACACCAAGTCGCTCAAAAAGCACCGAG TTAAGAAACGGCTGATGGACTCGGTGGTGATGCCGCTGACGGCTAACGGCAGCCACTTTGCGCTGGACGTGAGGCAGAGCTTGCGCTTCTGGAGGCCAAGTGGTCAGACGCCCCACTCGAGCAACCACGGCATGGTCGTGCAGGTCGAGGACCAGGACGGCAAGCCGCTCAAGCCCGCGATGTACATCCAGCAGCCGTCCTGCCAGGCGGCCGAGGCCGACACCGATGATAAGGCAT ACCAGTTCGTCCCTGCCCTTTTCGTCCGAGCCTGTCCTCGTTACGTTCGCATCGTAGGCGACAAAATCGAGATGTTCGTGCAGTGCAGGCCAACTCAGAGGCATTGA